The Ailuropoda melanoleuca isolate Jingjing chromosome 9, ASM200744v2, whole genome shotgun sequence genome includes a region encoding these proteins:
- the GEM gene encoding GTP-binding protein GEM isoform X2, which produces MRLKNQLVIPDPTMTLNNVTMRQGTVGLQPQQQRWSIPADGRHLMVQKEPHQYGQRGRHCAAPEDHCRRSWSSDSTDSVISSESGNTYYRVVLIGEQGVGKSTLANIFAGVHESMDSDCEVLGEDTYERTLIVDGESATIILLDMWENKGENEWLQEHCMQVGDAYLIVYSITDRASFEKASELRIQLRRARQTEDIPIILVGNKSDLVRCREVSVSEGRACAVVFDCKFIETSAAVQHNVKELFEGIVRQVRLRRDSKEKNERRLAYQKRRESIPRKARRFWGKIVAKNNKNMAFKLKSKSCHDLSVL; this is translated from the exons ATGAGATTGAAAAACCAGCTGGTCATCCCT GACCCTACGATGACTCTGAATAATGTCACCATGCGCCAGGGCACTGTGGGCCTGCAGCCGCAGCAGCAGCGCTGGAGCATCCCGGCGGACGGCAGGCACCTGATGGTCCAGAAAGAGCCCCACCAGTATGGCCAGCGCGGCCGCCATTGCGCTGCCCCAGAGGACCACTGCCGCCGGAGCTGGTCCTCGGACTCCACAGACTCCGTCATCTCCTCTGAGTCGGGGAACACCTATTACCGGGTGGTGCTCAtaggggagcagggggtgggcaaGTCCACTCTGGCCAACATCTTTGCAGGTGTACACGAGAGCATGGACAGCGACTGCGAGGTGCTGGGAG aaGATACCTACGAGCGAACACTGATTGTTGATGGGGAAAGTGCAACAATTATACTCCTGGACATGTGGGAAAATAAG GGGGAGAATGAATGGCTCCAGGAGCACTGCATGCAAGTCGGAGATGCCTACCTGATTGTCTACTCCATCACAGACCGAGCCAGCTTCGAGAAGGCCTCTGAGCTGCGAATCCAGCTCCGCAGGGCCCGGCAGACCGAGGACATTCCTATCATTTTGGTGGGCAACAAAAGCGACCTGGTGCGGTGCCGGGAAGTGTCTGTATCAG AAGGGAGAGCGTGTGCTGTGGTGTTCGACTGCAAGTTCATCGAGACGTCAGCGGCTGTCCAGCACAACGTGAAGGAGCTGTTTGAGGGCATCGTGCGGCAGGTCCGCCTCCGGCGGGACAGCAAGGAGAAGAATGAGCGGCGGCTGGCCTAccagaaaaggagggagagtATCCCCAGGAAAGCCCGGCGCTTCTGGGGCAAGATCGTGGCCAAAAACAACAAGAATATGGCCTTCAAGCTCAAGTCCAAATCCTGCCATGACCTCTCTGTGCTCTAG
- the GEM gene encoding GTP-binding protein GEM isoform X1: MEEAGGQWVILMDPTMTLNNVTMRQGTVGLQPQQQRWSIPADGRHLMVQKEPHQYGQRGRHCAAPEDHCRRSWSSDSTDSVISSESGNTYYRVVLIGEQGVGKSTLANIFAGVHESMDSDCEVLGEDTYERTLIVDGESATIILLDMWENKGENEWLQEHCMQVGDAYLIVYSITDRASFEKASELRIQLRRARQTEDIPIILVGNKSDLVRCREVSVSEGRACAVVFDCKFIETSAAVQHNVKELFEGIVRQVRLRRDSKEKNERRLAYQKRRESIPRKARRFWGKIVAKNNKNMAFKLKSKSCHDLSVL, from the exons ATGGAGGAAGCCGGAGGACAGTGGGTGATACTCAtg GACCCTACGATGACTCTGAATAATGTCACCATGCGCCAGGGCACTGTGGGCCTGCAGCCGCAGCAGCAGCGCTGGAGCATCCCGGCGGACGGCAGGCACCTGATGGTCCAGAAAGAGCCCCACCAGTATGGCCAGCGCGGCCGCCATTGCGCTGCCCCAGAGGACCACTGCCGCCGGAGCTGGTCCTCGGACTCCACAGACTCCGTCATCTCCTCTGAGTCGGGGAACACCTATTACCGGGTGGTGCTCAtaggggagcagggggtgggcaaGTCCACTCTGGCCAACATCTTTGCAGGTGTACACGAGAGCATGGACAGCGACTGCGAGGTGCTGGGAG aaGATACCTACGAGCGAACACTGATTGTTGATGGGGAAAGTGCAACAATTATACTCCTGGACATGTGGGAAAATAAG GGGGAGAATGAATGGCTCCAGGAGCACTGCATGCAAGTCGGAGATGCCTACCTGATTGTCTACTCCATCACAGACCGAGCCAGCTTCGAGAAGGCCTCTGAGCTGCGAATCCAGCTCCGCAGGGCCCGGCAGACCGAGGACATTCCTATCATTTTGGTGGGCAACAAAAGCGACCTGGTGCGGTGCCGGGAAGTGTCTGTATCAG AAGGGAGAGCGTGTGCTGTGGTGTTCGACTGCAAGTTCATCGAGACGTCAGCGGCTGTCCAGCACAACGTGAAGGAGCTGTTTGAGGGCATCGTGCGGCAGGTCCGCCTCCGGCGGGACAGCAAGGAGAAGAATGAGCGGCGGCTGGCCTAccagaaaaggagggagagtATCCCCAGGAAAGCCCGGCGCTTCTGGGGCAAGATCGTGGCCAAAAACAACAAGAATATGGCCTTCAAGCTCAAGTCCAAATCCTGCCATGACCTCTCTGTGCTCTAG